DNA from Musa acuminata AAA Group cultivar baxijiao chromosome BXJ1-5, Cavendish_Baxijiao_AAA, whole genome shotgun sequence:
TCTTTTAACTTGTCCTCCACTTGCTTCCACCCAACTCTGCTCTTCTTTTACTTTGCCCAACCCTACTTTGCTCTTCTTTTATGCAAAAGAAGACGAGCGAAAGACAGAAAGATCTTTTGCCTCGTGCAAAGCGAAAGGCTGTTCATTCCCGACTGCCGTGCCACGCGGATAACTGTCCCCGGTCGTCGAAAGCTCACAGTGTGGAGTTCTCAGGTTGGCCCTCCTGCCGCAGCTCTTGAAAGCTGTGGCGTGCTTGCACTTGGCTTGCACCATTGACAGCTGGTTGGTGTGCTGCAGCACTGGCGAGGGAGAAGGTCTGAAATGGCAGGCACACAAGGAAGGTGCTTGTCCATCGAGTCACAAGATCCCTCGTGATGTTATCGTCCCTTCCGTTCGCAATCGACGATGCCCATCACAAGCTTCTCGATCCAACACTTGCGATCATGTTGTGTGTGGTGTTCTCATCTTTTCCACTCCCAGTTGTCGACCGCCGCTAAGTGGTGTGAAGAGACCTCTCATATTCGATCAGATTACATATTTTCCAATTCGAGCCGCAGCAGCGAGCATCAATCGAATTCGCCAACCTGATCCACAATGTCGTGTTCTAATCATAGTTGATGTGGCCATCCATAAGATTCGTGAAGGGTCTTGTTCCTTTCGGTGTAGAAAATTCGATCACGTTGCAAGTTCTTCGATTCAAGCCTCACAAGTACACATCAATCAACCTATTGATTTGCAAATCTTCCACGTAATCGATCCTCCTATCAAATTATTACGGTGAAGCGACCAATTCATTCAGCAAGAATTAGAATTTGTTTCCGGATAAAAAGATAtttgctaattacatattatctataTAATTATTATCTTTAGTATTTAGATTCttgtattttaaaaaatcatactagtatccttataattatgaaagttcaatatttatattcatttattcTAACGCTATCgattttatcaacgaaaatataaaaaacaaagggtaaaaagataattttaacatttcagtTAATGGTGGCGAACAATGTTGGTAGTGGCAATGGTGGCAGCGCTCTAGGTCGCGGGtagctattgtggatgaggagagcgatGACGAGAGATGACGATCGCTCTACATTTGTGTCGATGTCTATACAATTGCCCAGTGACTCTTTTACCTCTCTACATATGTGTTGGTGGCCTTTTCGTCGCTCGACAACTGTATCAATGTCGACGCAATTGCTAAGTAATGAAAGGGTCACTGATGCATATGTTAAATAACCTTTTGTTGCTCGATAACTGCATCGACACTGATATAAATGTAGAGCAATGAAAAAATCGCTAAGCAATATGTCAATGTTGAGATGACTCTTCTATCTCGTCattgctctcctcatccacaactgtCTTCTGCAACCTCTAATGATGCCATCGTCCGTCATCACcaattaaaacattaaaattagttattttttatttttatattttcattgataaaatcaATAACGTTATGGTATATAaacttagatgtttcactttcgtaactatagagACACTAATATAACTATTTAAAGTATTGAGATCGAGAGACTAAAGGTAGCTAACTGCATATGCTATTATATAATTAGGCGCTTTGTATGATACTCGACATTTATATATATTGAAATATGCTGAAGAAGTATCATCATATTAAAAGGCCTCTAATACAGGTTTAAGTTTTTGTTCTCGAGGACAAGTCCCAATGTCCAATCAACAAATAAGCTtcaaataatgacccaacaatACTTGCGTGTTTCGAGGGTGATGGAAACCGTGGCTTCTTCCGTGTCTCTATCACGTACAAATAATGTGAATTATATGTACTGCCAACATAATGACCCACGAATGAGTAAAGACAAGAAATAATCAAATGATTCAAACTCTTAATGATTTGAAATAAAATATGGAGCAGAACGAAATGAAAATGATTGACAATAATACTGAACCTATGGCATGCTGCTGCTTCTTTATCCATACCAAATTTAATGGCATTTATTATAATTTCTTAGCTCAATCTCTTTGTCTCGACACATTGAAATTATTCATACTATTCTTCCATTTTAATTAGTTGGACGACAAAAATTTTGTACTGACACGGTAAAAATATCTGTagcatatataaaatttaatgaaGTAGAAAAATCTAATAGGTCTTAAATAATTGAGACATTACGACTAGTTATCATCTtgtcaaaaaagaaaaatctaattgGAGATCTAATTATGTATATTTACCAATTGTTGCTCTTATATAATTCAATTAAATACGTGTAGCTATACATCGCCAAGTCTCACCTTTTTTTTAGACTTTGTTGATATAATTGTTAACATAGTTCTCTGACTGTAGTCGAGGTATCAACACGGCTGGGTCCAGTTGTCGATGTTCAGGACCATCCCAGTGACAAGGCCTTCGTCGAGTTGGACTAGGAGTTGGCTCCACGCTCGCTCCGTCTATCGGTACGCAGTCTACTTTGTCATCACTAAACTCCTACACACAGGCCTGAGTTGAGAGGGGAGGGGTCTTCCGACTTAGCCCCTCCAAATGTTAAGTTAGCACTGGTATGGTTTAAAAGGGTTAAGCTTTCTCGAAAAATCCACCCCCCCTCTTCATAATTAAGGAGGGTTAGCTTTCATACTTGTGATGATGAGTTGATCGTATGGGGTCAATTAATAGCGGTTAGCTTAAGCTTCTATGCGAGCGTCGACCGACCTACACGGATCGGCGTTGTGCGACAacgtcccgagctttccgggataACTGTACCATGATGATATCGTTTCGTACGAAGGGGATGGTGAGTGGTTGCCCACCACATATGTGTTGTGCGCCACATCAAACTTGAAGTTCTACGTCTATATCATCATGTTTACTTGTCTAGTCCACGTGGGCGATAACGAAATGTGCCCTATCAATAATAACAAAATAtggttttcaaaatatttttctcagATCTTGAAGGGATGTTTTGTTAATATTCCTCCCAAATTATTCTTCGAAGCATGCCACGATTCAGTTTGATAGAATAGTTAATCTATTAATTTTATTGAGCTTGAATTATTGACATAGAatattcaaaacaaattaatAGTAATAAACCAATCTAATCATCATTAACTCAAATCAAGTCTTCTCCCACTCTGACTAAACCATAATATTACTGAACCTATGACGAACTAGGTCTCGCACTATATATGTCGATCACAAAACAAAACCTTTATTTGTGATCGATGTAAATGAGAATATGATTGTTTATGTTTGGCTCGATTTTGATATGATTTGCATGACCTAATAGATTACTCTTGTGTTATGcatgagctcaaatttgaattgtTCACCGACATTAAACCATTTTGATGACCGAAGAGAAAACTCAAGGAAGATGACGAAGAAAATTAATAGTAgccaaaataataatttatttttgaataatagaAACCTAGAAACTCAAATTACCTATTTACACTACTTATGAAGAAATCTTAAAATATTAAATAGATACGAGATTCTTTTCTAATCAAGCCCTAATCGAGTGAGCCGAATACAATTAGGCTATGTTTGAGctttatttatattaatcattAGGTTATCAGACTTCAACTATAATTCTATCCAACATAAGGTTCAAGAGAGATGTCAAAGGCACTTATTACTTCTCAAATAAATCCTTTATCTATATATAAACACTAGTTGATTATGCATCCAAGTAGGATATAACTCGTAGTCGACAAACTCCATGAAAAGTGAGACGAATTTTCTATTCCTAATTTTTAGTTTCTTAAAATAACTCTATTACTCTACCCTCATCGAACTTCTCATTGACCATCTCATCAGCTCGACATATCGATCGACTAATTCTTTCATCACCTTAAATGTCTAATCAACATGATATTTCAATCGAAAACCACTAATGTCAACATATTTATATACTACCTATAACATTTGATCATTTATATACTCCATTAATTTTTAGTTTCTAAAAATTAATGGAGTTAATTTTAATGATTCTAACATTATATGTTAGAATCAGGTATCAATCCCTAACATGTCGGACGACCTACTAACAATGGTCTGCGTCCCGTGTGGATCTCCACCACctcggattcggattcggattctTCTGCTGATATCTGTTGTTTAGTTGCTTGCCCATTGGATTTGTTTTATGGGCTCTTGAAATCAATCATGACTATTTTAAGATCTGCCAATGCTGATTTCCAAGTGATGCTAAATACTTCTGTTCTAACGAGTTCGACCACAAGCTTCTCTTGCTTTCTTGGCTACATAACATAGATCTTAGAATCCAAACTAGTGGCATACAAGCAAATGAAAGGAGCCTTCTTGGAAGTAGACACCGAGACGAGAGCCATCGTTCCTCGTCTTGGCGACATCAGAGGTTGGTCTTGGGAGCGATGTCGATGACGAATCGGTATCGGACGTCGTTCCTCGCGAGCCTATCTAATGCCTCGTTGATGTGGTCGGGCGTCACCAGCTCGATTTCGCTAGTGATGTTGTACTTCCCGCACACGTCCATCATCTCCTGCGTCTCCTTCATCCCGCCGATGATGCTTCCGCTCACCGTCCTCTTCCCTGCAACATCACATCGCCGGTCCATCACTAACAAAAACGTCGACCTTTGCACACCACCACTCGTTTGGGATTTCCATGTCAACTCACCAAAGATTAGAGGGAAGGATGGGAGCTCCATTGGCTTATCTGGAGCTCCCACAAGAGCCAACGTCCCCCTGATCTTGAGCAGCTCCAGTATTGGCCCCAGCGAATGCTTCGCCGACACCGTGTCGATGATGAAGTCCAGGCTCCTCGTACAAGCCTGACGCCAAGCCAGGGGACTCTCTTAAGCTCGAGAGTCCGATATGATGACAGCTACAGTTCACCAGGGTGATCGATCCATACCTGCATCTGTTTCGGATCGGTGCTAACGAGGAAATCATCAGCGCCCAGACGCATCTTCGCCTCCGTCTCCTTGGAGGGGGATGTGCTGATCACGGTCACGTGAAGCCCGAACGCTTTCCCGAACTTGACAGCTATGTGACCCAGCCCACCCAAGCCAACGACACCCAGCTTCTTGCCTGGTTGCAGCATGTTGTGCTGCTTCATGGGGCTAAACACGGTGATCCCTGCACACAGCAGCGGAGCTGCCTTGTCCAAGGGGAGACTGTCCGGAATGTGCACCACATACCTGAAACATATTATGGTGGTGAAACTTCAAGATCACAGACCAAGAAAAGGGATGGGATTCTAGGAGATGACAAATCCATGAAGTGGATTTGACCTGTTGTCGGCCACCAGCATTTGGGAGTAGCCGCCGTAGGTGATGCTACCATCCCAAAAGATGCCATTATATGTGAACTGGAGCTGGTCGCAGTAGTTTTCCTGTGAATCCTTGCAGAACTCGCATTTGAGGCACGACGCAGCCAAGCATCCTACCC
Protein-coding regions in this window:
- the LOC135673549 gene encoding probable cinnamyl alcohol dehydrogenase 6, with product MAETTPNHTQTVFGWAAKDSSGKIRPFVFKRRENGVDDVTIKILYCGMCHTDLHYIKNDWGITMYPVVPGHEITGIITEVGSNVSNFKVGDRVGVGCLAASCLKCEFCKDSQENYCDQLQFTYNGIFWDGSITYGGYSQMLVADNRYVVHIPDSLPLDKAAPLLCAGITVFSPMKQHNMLQPGKKLGVVGLGGLGHIAVKFGKAFGLHVTVISTSPSKETEAKMRLGADDFLVSTDPKQMQACTRSLDFIIDTVSAKHSLGPILELLKIRGTLALVGAPDKPMELPSFPLIFGKRTVSGSIIGGMKETQEMMDVCGKYNITSEIELVTPDHINEALDRLARNDVRYRFVIDIAPKTNL